The proteins below come from a single Notamacropus eugenii isolate mMacEug1 chromosome 7, mMacEug1.pri_v2, whole genome shotgun sequence genomic window:
- the LOC140513478 gene encoding olfactory receptor 4K13-like, which yields MELKNHSGLNEFILLGLTSSWELNIFFFLIFLLAYTSILVGNSLIILMVTFDSRLNSTPMYFLLANLSFLDMTLSTVTVPKMITDFFRERKTISLWGCMAQIFFVHLLGGSEMALLIVMAFDRYVAICKPLHYTTIMNWRMLVGSVLLSWVVGFVHTVSQMAFAVTLPFCGPNVIDDVFCDLPLVMSLACTDTYILDLLVIADSGLLSLISFVLLLISYIVILVTVQRRSSNGLSKALSTLSAHITVVILFFGPSILIYAWPVSSYALDKFLSVFFSLVTPLLNPVIYSLRNQEMKAAMIRLRSQHISSRPTL from the coding sequence ATGGAGCTGAAGAATCACTCTGGGCTAAATGAGTTTATTTTGTTAGGACTCACCAGTTCTTGGGagctgaatattttcttttttctgatattCCTCCTGGCCTATACATCAATTTTGGTTGGAAACAGTCTCATTATACTGATGGTGACTTTTGACTCTCGCTTGAATTCCACCCCcatgtattttctccttgccaaTCTCTCTTTCCTTGATATGACCCTTTCCACTGTCACTGTCCCCAAGATGATCACAGACTTCTTCAGGGAGAGAAAAACCATCTCCTTGTGGGGTTGCATGGCACAGATATTTTTTGTTCACCTCTTAGGGGGCAGTGAGATGGCTCTTCTAATAGTCATGGCTTTTGATCGTTATGTTGCAATATGTAAACCCCTCCACTATACAACTATCATGAACTGGCGAATGTTGGTAGGCAGTGTGCTGCTTTCATGGGTTGTTGGTTTTGTGCACACCGTGAGCCAAATGGCCTTTGCTGTAACCTTACCTTTCTGTGGTCCTAATGTGATTGATGACGTTTTTTGTGACCTTCCACTGGTTATGAGCCTTGCCTGTACTGACACCTATATCTTAGACCTTCTTGTCATTGCTGACAGTGGGCTGCTCTCACTgatttcttttgtccttttgCTTATCTCTTATATTGTTATCTTGGTCACTGTCCAGCGACGTTCCTCAAATGGGCTTTCTAAGGCTCTGTCCACATTATCTGCTCACATCACAGTGGTGATTCTCTTTTTTGGGCCAAGTATCTTAATCTATGCTTGGCCAGTTAGTAGCTATGCGTTGGATAAATTTCTTTCAGTGTTTTTCTCTCTTGTCACTCCTCTCTTAAATCCAGTTATCTACAGTTTGAGGAATCAGGAGATGAAAGCAGCCATGATTCGACTGAGGAGCCAGCACATCAGTTCTAGGCCTACCCTCTAG
- the LOC140513192 gene encoding olfactory receptor 4K13-like encodes MTNNSVLNEFVLLGLTNSWELEIFFFVIFFLAYTSILVGNTLIILMVTFDSHLHSTPMYFLLANLSFLDMTLSTVTVPKMITDFFMEKKTISLWGCMAQMFFLHFLGGSEMALLIFMAIDRYVAICKPLHYTTIMNYRTLIGFVLLSWAVGFVHTISQMAFTVNLPFCGPNVVDNIFCDLALVIKLACTDTYVLDLLVIADSGLLSLICFILLLVSYITILVTVHHRSSGGLSKALSTLSAHITVVTLFFGPCIFIYASPFSSFSVDKFLSVFYSVITPLLNPIIYTLRNQEIKTAMIRLRSQHVSFRQAL; translated from the coding sequence ATGACGAATAACTCTGTGCTAAATGAGTTTGTTTTGTTAGGACTCACCAATTCTTGGGAgcttgagattttcttttttgtgattttcttcctGGCTTATACATCAATCCTGGTTGGAAACACTCTCATTATACTGATGGTAACCTTTGACTCCCACTTACACTCCACTCCCATGTACTTCCTCCTGGCCAACCTTTCCTTTCTTGACATGACCCTTTCCACTGTTACTGTCCCTAAGATGATCACAGACTTCTTCATGGAGAAGAAAACCATCTCATTATGGGGCTGCATGGCCCAGatgtttttcctccactttttggGAGGTAGTGAGATGGCTCTTCTTATTTTCATGGCAATCGATCGTTATGTTGCAATATGTAAACCTCTCCACTACACAACTATCATGAATTATAGAACACTGATAGGCTTTGTGCTGCTTTCCTGGGCTGTGGGTTTTGTGCACACCATCAGCCAAATGGCCTTTACTGTGAATCTGCCCTTCTGTGGTCCCAATGTGGTTGACAATATTTTTTGTGACCTTGCACTGGTGATCAAGCTTGCCTGCACTGACACCTATGTCCTAGACCTGCTTGTTATTGCTGACAGTGGGCTGCTCTCACTAATTTGTTTCATCCTCTTGCTTGTCTCTTACATTACCATCTTGGTCACAGTCCACCATCGCTCTTCAGGTGGGCTCTCCAAGGCTCTGTCTACATTGTCTGCTCACATCACAGTGGTAACTCTATTCTTTGGACCATGCATTTTCATCTATGCCTCACCATTTAGTAGCTTTTCAGTGGACAAATTTCTCTCAGTGTTTTACTCAGTTATTACTCCTCTCCTCAATCCAATCATCTACACATTGAGAAATCAGGAGATAAAGACTGCTATGATTAGACTGAGAAGCCAACATGTCAGTTTCAGGCAAGCTTTGTAG